In the genome of Oncorhynchus mykiss isolate Arlee chromosome 18, USDA_OmykA_1.1, whole genome shotgun sequence, one region contains:
- the sync gene encoding uncharacterized protein sync, with protein MGMEDQETELPMDPEICFDPLFIDEEDKYGDDGAEEETGASFQPLLGDTRTDTVLTGSAHSQSSLSDTCRETHLDETRAQFKDMDTMFRSRVGETTDSFGSHLSTTAQINTHLIGLGQNQPHLSGVGQNQPHLSGLGQNQPHLSGLGQNQPHLSGLGQIQPHLSGLGQNQPHLSWLGQIQPHLSGVGQNQPHLSGLGQIQPHLSGVGQNQPHLSGLGQIQPHLSGVGQNQPHLSGLGQIQPHLREMDDLLKSCEDMTGVSIDSCLSTMYTDTHLSGAAQNQNQSDIQKMVAMMGSCGGNECHTGGSILTYTDTHVEESRNQCQSHLKEVESILDQSGATGAAVQPQLPPLTAAGTQLSGTMAEYQTELMAMLAMLENCMEEAGITFDPLEWTYPSLPKGYGQPNPNMKKVPQDRHMERGVATQGHKESVGCVDMKPYLGSTFGQFEPPSYQAISTERHSDELGDCGDTHTRESMSTVVCDEDTEGHVYGVSVGDTEAHIIWGQQLETGLGGVEMRGSVQELEVLGTALEGCIEEVEKLEKRRNELMGELQALREEKTGTEEGSEGGQAAQLSQVLNIEADGRREARMREWQSLRAERSEEQRRLSSVRLERQGLQEEIRRLKRRLFSVARECAHNQVTLATQQREVALLNKEQLELDALIIKLTEEVSQLRSTHQSQLSTLQSQLQTHSQTPNPIEEMTQSKRNSCGELQQYLQGGLKALEERYEPMLLALLKRREVTSEALVKARQQAQELRARRGPLREEGQRLGLQRACLEERLKLTETHRREDVEQYRETVDRLEETSREQKMELQIQKRKTKEMEELRDSLTKEVYLYRGIVEDHNKNDLTSVREET; from the exons ATG GGCATGGAAGACCAAGAGACTGAGCTGCCGATGGACCCGGAAATCTGCTTCGATCCGCTGTTCATCGACGAGGAAGATAAGTATGGGGACGATGGTGCTGAAGAGGAGACAGGCGCTTCATTCCAGCCTCTACTGGGAGATACCAGAACAGACACAGTCCTGACGGGCTCAGCTCACAGTCAGTCCTCCCTATCGGATACCTGCAGAGAGACACACCTGGATGAGACACGAGCCCAGTTCAAGGACATGGACACCATGTTTAGAAGTCGTGTCGGAGAAACGACAGACTCGTTTGGGTCTCACCTGTCGACGACGGCCCAAATTAACACACACCTTATTGGGTTAGGACAGAACCAGCCACACCTTAGTGGGGTAGGACAGAACCAGCCACACCTTAGTGGGTTAGGACAGAACCAGCCACACCTTAGTGGGTTAGGACAGAACCAGCCACACCTTAGTGGGTTAGGACAGATCCAGCCACACCTTAGTGGGTTAGGACAGAACCAGCCACACCTTAGTTGGTTAGGACAGATCCAGCCACACCTTAGTGGGGTAGGACAGAACCAGCCACACCTTAGTGGGTTAGGACAGATTCAGCCACACCTTAGTGGGGTAGGACAGAACCAGCCCCACCTTAGTGGGTTAGGACAGATTCAGCCACACCTTAGTGGGGTAGGACAGAACCAGCCCCACCTTAGTGGGTTAGGACAGATTCAACCACACCTGAGGGAGATGGATGACCTATTGAAGAGTTGTGAAGACATGACAGGTGTCTCCATCGACTCCTGCCTGTCCAccatgtacacagacacacacctgtctggaGCAGCTCAGAACCAGAATCAGTCAGACATACAGAAGATGGTTGCTATGATGGGGAGCTGTGGTGGTAATGAGTGTCACACAGGTGGATCCATCCTgacctacacagacacacacgtggaGGAGTCTAGGAACCAGTGCCAAAGCCACCTGAAGGAGGTGGAATCCATTTTGGATCAGAGTGGAGCCACAGGAGCCGCTGTCCAGCCTCAGTTGCCTCCTCTTACCGCCGCAGGCACTCAGCTGAGTGGCACTATGGCTGAGTATCAGACCGAGCTAATGGCGATGCTGGCCATGTTAGAGAACTGTATGGAGGAGGCAGGGATTACCTTTGACCCTTTAGAGTGGACTTACCCTAGTTTACCCAAAGGATACGGCCAACCCAACCCCAACATGAAAAAGGTACCACAAGACAGACACATGGAGAGAGGAGTAGCAACACAAGGACACAAGGAGTCTGTGGGATGTGTGGATATGAAGCCATATTTGGGAAGTACCTTTGGCCAATTTGAGCCCCCAAGCTACCAAGCTATCTCCACAGAAAGACACTCGGATGAGTTAGGAGACTGTGGAGATACACACACAAGAGAGTCCATGTCCACGGTGGTATGTGACGAGGACACAGAAGGACATGTCTACGGTGTTTCTGTGGGGGACACAGAGGCTCACATTATCTGGGGTCAACAACTAGAGACAGGGctgggaggggtggagatgagggGATCCGTGCAGGAGTTGGAGGTGCTGGGTACTGCGCTAGAGGGGTGCATCGAGGAGGTGGAGAAACTGGAGAAGAGACGGAATGAACTGATGGGAGAGCTGCAGGCACTGAGAGAGGAGAAGacggggacagaggaagggagtgaAGGAGGGCAGGCGGCACAGTTAAGCCAGGTGCTGAATATTGAGGCAGACGGGAGGAGGGAGGCGCGGATGAGGGAGTGGCAGTCTTTGAGGGCTGAGAGgagtgaggagcagaggaggCTGTCCAGTGTGCGTCTGGAGAGGCAGGGTCTTCAGGAGGAGATTAGGAGGCTGAAGAGGAGGCTGTTCTCTGTCGCCAGGGAGTGTGCTCACAACCAGGTCACCCTGGCAACCCAGCAGCGTGAGGTTGCCCTGCTAAACAAAGAACAG CTGGAACTTGACGCACTGATCATCAAGCTGACGGAGGAGGTGTCTCAGCTTCGCTCCACCCACCAGTCCCAGCTCTCCACTCTGCAGTCCCAGCTCCAGACCCACAGCCAGACACCCAACCCCATAGAGGAGATGACCCAGAGCAAGAGGAACTCCTGTGGGGAGTTACAGCAGTACCTGCAGGGGGGGCTCAAGGCCCTGGAGGAAAG gtatGAGCCAATGCTGCTGGCCCTGTTGAAGCGGAGGGAGGTGACGTCAGAGGCCCTGGTGAAGGCCAGGCAGCAGGCCCAGGAGCTGAGGGCCCGCCGGGGGCCCctgagggaggagggacagaggctGGGGCTGCAGAGAGCCTGCCTGGAGGAGAGACTCAAACTGAcggagacacacaggagagaggacgTGGAGCAGTATAGg GAGACAGTGGACAGGCTGGAGGAGACCAGCAGAGAGCAGAAGATGGAGCTACAAATTCAGAAGAGGAAAACCAAGGAAATGGAGGAACTGAGAGACAGTCTTACGAAAGAAGTCTACCTGTACAG AGGCATCGTCGAGGACCATAACAAGAATGATCTCACCAGTGTGAGGGAGGAAACATGA